Proteins from one Mycteria americana isolate JAX WOST 10 ecotype Jacksonville Zoo and Gardens chromosome 1, USCA_MyAme_1.0, whole genome shotgun sequence genomic window:
- the ARL1 gene encoding ADP-ribosylation factor-like protein 1 isoform X2, which yields MRILILGLDGAGKTTILYRLQVGEVVTTIPTIGFNVETVTYKNLKFQVWDLGGQTSIRPYWRCYYSNTDAVIYVVDSCDRDRIGTSKSELVAMLEEEELKKAILVVFANKQDMEQAMTPTEMANALGLPALKDRKWQIFKTSATKGTGLDEAMEWLVEALKSRQ from the exons CTCTACAGGTTACAAGTTGGAGAAGTTGTTACCACCATTCCAA CCATTGGCTTCAATGTTGAGACAGTGACATACAAGAATCTGAAATTTCAAGTTTGGGACTTGGGAGGACAGACAAGCATAAG GCCATATTGGCGGTGTTACTATTCAAATACAGATGCAGTCATTTATGTAGTGGACAGCTGTGATCGAGACAGAATTGGCACTTCGAAATCAGAACTTGTTGCTATGTTAGAG GAAGAAGAGTTGAAGAAAGCCATTTTGGTGGTGTTTGCAAATAAGCAGGACATGGAACAGGCCATGACTCCCACAGAAATGGCAAACGCACTTGGCTTACCAGCTTTGAAGGACCGAAAATGGCAGATATTCAAAACCTCTGCAACTAAAGGCACAGGGCTTGATGAAGCAATGGAATG GTTGGTCGAGGCCTTGAAGAGCAGGCAGTGA